Part of the Longimicrobiaceae bacterium genome, GGTCGAGGGCGTTCTGCGGATTGGTGCTCATGAGCTGCCCTCTCGTTCAACCTGATTGCCACCGCCTATCGACGGCTCACGTGCAACCCAGCCTTCGACAGTGCGGATGTGAGTACCCAGCCACGCCTCGTTGAGTCGGCCGACCGGCCGGCCGGCACGCTGCTTCAGGCGGGCGTACGCGTCGCGGTGAGAGGTGCCGGTGCGGCCGCAGAACTCGCGGACTCGACGCGTGAGCAGCGTGCGCAAGGCGCGCCGCTTCGCCTCCAGCGGGACATCGCTCCCGCACCCGGGCCCCGCGGCTTCGCGAAGCGCAAATGCGAAGGCCAGCGGATCCTCCAAGCTGAGGCCGCACTGCTCCGCCACTGCTTTCGCGCGGGCGATCTCCGCCGGCGCGACGACGTGCGAGCCGAACACGATCTCGGCTTCGGCGGCGGTGGAGCCGAGGGCGCGGAAGTCGGCTTCCCCGGCCGCAAGCGTGGCGGTTCGCTGATCAGGATCGCTCGCCGTCGGCCCCTCCCGCAGGTGGTGTGAGCGTTCCTCCGCTAGAGCGCGTGCATGCCGAAGGAGTGCGGGGTCGGCGGGGAGGTAAAGGTACGCGTGCTGCTCGCGAAGCCCGCTCACGATGCGCACGAGGCGGCCGACGACCTGGCGGAAGAACAGCTCGGTGCTGGCGTTCGTGGCCCACACTCCCACGCGCAGCCGCGGAATGTCCGTACCTTCGCTGACTTGGCGGACGGCGACGATCCACGGTTCACGCCCCGCTGCGAAGCGGGCGATCACGGCGGAGGCGCCGGGGTCGTCCGAGAGCGCCACGGCCGGCGCGACATCGGTCAGCGTCTCGATAAAGTCCGCGACCCTGCGCGCGTGCACCTGGTCCATGCAGACCACGAGCGCCCCAGCGTCAGGATGCCCGGCACTGCGAACCTCGAGGAGGCGCTGGTGAGCGCGCGACAATGCGTGCCGCATCCATCCCCCAGCAGGGTCAAGCGCGGTGCGCAGCCGCGCCGCAGAGTCTTCCCGCGAAATCACCTCCCCAAACCCAGCCCTCCGCATACGCCCGCCCTTGTACCACGCGGTATCCCCACCAAAGCTCACGAAGAAGATCGGACGGACAACCCCGTCTCCAAGGGCCTGCCCGTACGGATACCGGTAGTCCGCCACCGAGACACCGTCCTCGTCGTAGCGGATGAACGGGATGCGCGCCGCGTCGCTGCGGAACGCCGTGCCGGAGAGGGAGAGCCGATGCCGGGCTCCGCCGAAGGCATGCTGCAGCGCATCCGCCCAGCTCTTCCCTTCCCCAGCGTGATGGCACTCATCGAGAATGATCCAGCCCGTGCCCACCGCACGACGGTAGCGTTCGGGATCCGCGAGCACCTGCTGGTAAGTGAGCGCGGCCCCGCGAAAGCCGGAGTGCAGTTCGCCGCCGGTGATCTCCGTGCAGAGCTCGATTCCGTGGCGGCAGGCGGCGGCCTGCCACTGCTTTCGCAGGTGCGAGGTGGGGCAGACGACGCAAAGTGTGTCTCGCTCGGCCAGACGCGAGGAGTCCGCCTGCGCGACAAGATGGAGCGCGAAAGTTGTCTTACCTGCCCCTGGCGTGGCTTCCGCCAGGAAGTCCCGCGGCCGTTGCATGCTCACCCACGTGTGCACCGCCTCGCGCTGCCAGGTCCGGAGCACCGCGGGGGACGCGGTCCCTCGCGATGCCGCTGCGTCGCCCCACGAGCCGCTCATGTGTCGGTCGGTCATGCGCTGAGGGGCTGTGCCCCGGCCTTGGGGGATCTCCTGTTCTTCCTTCAGGTCGGCGGATAGTACCCCAGGGGCGGAGGCGGGGGACGGTCCCGGGCCGCGGCTTGGGGGTACCAGCAACCACCGAAATCCCAAGGATTCCCTCGCACGAGAACTACCGTGAGCGACGCGCCCCTTGAACAGCGGATCAACGCCCGAGCACAGCTTCAGCACCTTGCGGACAAGCTCTACGCCGATCCGACGGCGGCCCTCCGGGCGATCCGTCAGCACGCCCACGCGGAAGGCCCCGAAGCGGTGCGGCTGAAGCTCGAACAGGACTTCGCGGCGTTCGGGGAGCCCGGTGCTCTCGTTCAAGGTCCTGCGCGAGATCGCGCGCAGGGCGTGTTTCGAGAGGGTGGATTGGCGGCCCAGATGGAGAAGTGGCTCGCCCTGGACCACCCCCCTCGGCCACCGCTGGTTGCGGCCGACACACAGATCGAGTCAGGGTTGCACAGCCCGAACGCGGAGCAGAGTGGGAGACATTCGCCGGATGCGGAGCGAGTGCCCTCCCCGGGCGAGCGGTTGAACGCGGAGGAGCAGCTCGCCTACGATCAGCTGAAAGCGTATGCGGAGGCGCTGGAACGTGCCGACAGGCGCCAGGAGGCCGAAGCTCAGCTGCATGCGATCCACGACCACCGCGCGCATCTCGCAGCCGCCGAAAGCAGCCTGCCGACCGCGAAGGCGTCGTTGCGGGATGAAGTCGCGGGAACGTATCGCGACGGCGGAAAGGCAATGGAGCAGATCGAAGCTGCGATGAGGCAGGACGGCCCAGCGGAAACGGCGCGGCGGATCCGCTCCGGTGAACTGCTCGCGAGGGAGCAACGCCATGCCGTGGGGCGCACCCGAGCGTTCGGGCTCATCCCGCGACGTGACCGGCCGGCCGAAGGCGACGCGCGCGAACGGGTCGCGAAGCGCATCGAGACAATCGGCTTCTATGAGGGTGACCTGGGGAAGTGGAGCACGTTCACGCCCCAGGACGGGCCGGCCGTCCGCGGCGCCAAGAACGTTCGGGCTGCCCTGGACCGTGAGGAGGCCCGTGTCCTGGCTTACAGCGACATGGGCCCCGTACGCCGGGAGGTTGAAACGCGCCGAGCCCCGGCCCCGCATCCAACTCGCGAGGCGAGCCAGCTCGGGCACTCGGCGCAGCAGCACCTGGACAGCCTCTCGCGCGCGAGCCGCGAGCGAGTCACCCGCGCGGCGAGCTATGCGGGCGGCGATAAGATGACTGCGGCACTCGGGCACCTGCAGACCATTCAGGCGGCCGCTCGGACACTGCGGGAAGGCATGGAGGGTCCCGGCCACTGAACACCGA contains:
- a CDS encoding DEAD/DEAH box helicase family protein yields the protein MTDRHMSGSWGDAAASRGTASPAVLRTWQREAVHTWVSMQRPRDFLAEATPGAGKTTFALHLVAQADSSRLAERDTLCVVCPTSHLRKQWQAAACRHGIELCTEITGGELHSGFRGAALTYQQVLADPERYRRAVGTGWIILDECHHAGEGKSWADALQHAFGGARHRLSLSGTAFRSDAARIPFIRYDEDGVSVADYRYPYGQALGDGVVRPIFFVSFGGDTAWYKGGRMRRAGFGEVISREDSAARLRTALDPAGGWMRHALSRAHQRLLEVRSAGHPDAGALVVCMDQVHARRVADFIETLTDVAPAVALSDDPGASAVIARFAAGREPWIVAVRQVSEGTDIPRLRVGVWATNASTELFFRQVVGRLVRIVSGLREQHAYLYLPADPALLRHARALAEERSHHLREGPTASDPDQRTATLAAGEADFRALGSTAAEAEIVFGSHVVAPAEIARAKAVAEQCGLSLEDPLAFAFALREAAGPGCGSDVPLEAKRRALRTLLTRRVREFCGRTGTSHRDAYARLKQRAGRPVGRLNEAWLGTHIRTVEGWVAREPSIGGGNQVEREGSS